One segment of Primulina tabacum isolate GXHZ01 chromosome 14, ASM2559414v2, whole genome shotgun sequence DNA contains the following:
- the LOC142525185 gene encoding RING-H2 finger protein ATL66-like — MASPQESTQKFRWHYADFDDADLQFRGRSLFFFVVLISIILLVTLLFLYARWVCNVEYSPPPAPPHPTISAAPAPTLGLDSTTINGLPIVLYRSSVDSESIMESECCICLGMFGDGDKVKELPGCKHVFHSECVDKWLNTHSSCPLCRASLRADSPV, encoded by the coding sequence ATGGCTTCTCCGCAAGAATCCACGCAGAAATTCCGGTGGCACTACGCCGATTTCGACGACGCCGATTTACAATTCCGGGGCCGTTCCCTCTTCTTCTTCGTAGTGCTCATCTCCATTATTCTCTTAGTCACGCTGCTCTTCCTCTACGCCAGATGGGTCTGCAACGTCGAGTACTCTCCTCCGCCTGCTCCACCACACCCAACCATTTCCGCTGCCCCAGCTCCAACTCTGGGGCTCGACTCCACGACAATAAACGGCCTTCCGATTGTGCTGTACAGGTCTTCAGTCGACTCCGAAAGCATAATGGAGAGTGAGTGCTGTATATGCCTTGGGATGTTTGGAGATGGAGATAAAGTGAAAGAACTGCCGGGTTGCAAGCATGTTTTTCACTCGGAGTGTGTTGATAAATGGCTGAATACACACTCCAGCTGCCCGCTTTGTCGCGCTTCTCTCCGAGCTGACTCCCCTGTTTGA